The nucleotide window TTGGTTCCAGATGCGCCAGGACTCCTCGGCCTGCAGGCAGAGCATTTCGAAGCCGTTCTTGGTTTGGGCACCCTGCTCGGCACCTTTGGCCATGAAGAGGGTTTCACTGGGGTTATAAATCAGGTCGTAGAGGTAGTGCCGGGCCGTAAGCTCCGGGTACGGAATGGGCGGACACTCGGCCATGTTGGGAAAGGTGCCCAGCGGCGTCGTGTTGATAATCAGGGAATGAGCCGCCACAATGGCGGGGGTAAGGTCGGCGTAGGTAAGGCCCGAGGCCAGCGGGTTGCGCGACACCAGCCAGTAGCGGATACCCAGCTCCCGCAGCGCCGCTTCTACCGCCTTCGAGGAGCCGCCGGTACCCAGTACCAAAGCCCCGGCCTCCTCGCCCCGCAAGGGGTAAAACCGCCGCAGCGACTCGCGGAAACCGATGTAGTCGGTGTTGTGCCCCACGCGCCGGCCGTCGGCCGTAAACTCAATGACGTTTACGGCCCCAATGCGGGCCGCGGACGGTGCCACTTCATCGAGGTAGGGCCAGACCTGCTCTTTGAAGGGAATAGTCACGTTTAAGCCCTGCAGATTGGGCTCCTGGTCGAACAGGCGCGGCAGGTCCTTGATGCTGCCCAACTCGAACAGGTTGTAGTGGCAATCCTCCAGCCCCAGGTTCTCAAACTTCTGCGAAAAGTAGGTGTGGGAGAAAGAGTGCTCGAGCTTTAACCCGATAAGTCCGAACTGGCGCATAGTACGTGAAAAGGAATGGCGTCCCGAAAAAACAAAAAAAACCGCCCCAAACCATAAGATTTGGGGCGGTTTTTGAAAAATTAAATCCTACTGTCTGACTTAGGCGGCGGCTGAGTTACCGCTCATCTTTTCCTTCAGGAACTGAACTGCGGGCGGCAGAATCGAGAAAAGAATGATGCCGTAAATCACGTAGGTAAAGTTGTGCTGCACCCACGGAATGTTGCCCAGGAAGAAGCCGGCCAGGGTGAGCGAAATAACCCAGAGCAGGGCCCCGGCAATGCTGTAGCCGATGAAGTAGCTGTACTTCATGGTGCCCACGCCCGCTACAAAGGGCGCAAACGTGCGCACGATGGGAATAAAGCGGGCCATGATGATGGTTTTGCCGCCGTGCTTGGCATAGAAGTCCTGGGTTTGCTCCAGGTACTTGCGCTTCAGAAAGCGAAAATCTTCCCGAAACACCCGCGGCCCCAAATAGTCACCGACAAAGTAGTTAAGGTTGTCGCCCAAAAACGCGGCGGCAATGAGCAGCGGAATCAGGTAGAAAATGTTCAGCAGCGTATCAGGGGAACCGGCGGCTACGGGCTGGGCGGCCAGGGTGCCGGCTACGAACAGCAGGGAGTCGCCGGGCAGGAAGGGCAGCACCACCACGCCGGTTTCGGTAAAGACAATCAGAAACAGAATCAGGTAAATCAGGTTGCCATACTCACCTACAAGCAGCTTAAGGTGCACATCAAGGTGCAGAATGATGTCGAGGAAATGCTTAATCAGCTCCATGAAGGGAAGTAAGTGAGAGGAATGACTGGGTTGTAACCGGCAAATATCCCACAAAGAAAACAGGCTGCCGGGAAAGTGGCAGCCTGTTAGCAGAATTTGCGTGGAATAATTCCGGTGCCCGGCCAGAGCCAGCCTGTGGAAACAGCGTATGAATGAGCTGAATAGAAGCCGACCGGCACTCCCGTAACGGGTCTTCCCCGTTACCGGCGCCTACTTGGCTACGGCACTCACCCGCCACACTTTGTTGCCGGCATCGTCGGCAATGAGCAGGGCTCCATCGGGCAGCACGGCTAAGCCCACGGGCCGGCCGTATACCTCTTTTCCCTCCTCGTTGGCAATAAAGCCAGTGGCAAAATCCTCCATCGGACCACTCGGCCGACCGTTCTGGAAGGGCACAAACACCACTTTGTAACCCGAGAAAGTAGAGCGGTTCCAGGAGCCGTGCTGCCCGATAAAGGCCCCGTTCTGGTACTTGGCCGGGAAACCTTTCTGGTCATAGAAAGCCAGGCCCAGCGAGGCGGTGTGCGGCCCCAACGCCACATCGGGCACCACGGTTTTGCTTACCAGCTCGGGAGCCTCCCCTTTGCGGCGCGGGTCTTCGTGGTTGCCGAAGTAGGCGTAGGGCCAGCCATAGAAGGCCCCGGACTTGACGCTGGTCAGGTAATCGGGTACCAGTTCGTCGCCCAGCTCATCCCGCTCGTTCACGGCCGTCCACAGCGTTTGGGTGCCGGGGCCCAGTCCATGCCCACGGGGTTGCGCAGGCCGGCGGCAAAAATCCGCTCCTGCGTGCCGTCGGGGTTGATTTCGAGAATATTGGCCCGGCGCTTTTCGTTTTCCATGCCGTTTTCGCCCACGTTGGAGCCAGAGCCTACCGAAACATAGATTTTGGAGCCGTCGGCCGCAGCCAGCAGGTTGCGGGTCCAGTGGTTGTTGTAGCCTCCGGCCGGCAGGTCCAGGATTTTCTGGCCCTTGCCGGTGATTTTGGTTTGCCCGGGCTTGTAGTCAAAGCGCAGGATTCCGTCGGTGTTCGCCACGTAGAAATAGTTGCCCAGCACCAGCATGCCCAGGGGCTGGTTCAGATCAGCCAGAAATGTTTCGCGCACCTCGGGCCGGCCATCCTTGTCGGAATCCCGCAGCAGGGTAATTCGGTTGGCACTGGTCGACTTCAGGGACCGGGACGGGTCGAGGTTGAGGGCAGCGGCTACCTTCTTCTTCGGATTGTTGGGCACCGTGTTAGATTCGGCGACCAGCACGTCGCCATTGGGCGTCACGTAGAGCCAGCGCGGACTATTGAAGCTTCCGGCGTACTCGGCCACGGCAAAACCGGCGGGTACAACCGGCGTGCGG belongs to Hymenobacter cellulosilyticus and includes:
- a CDS encoding shikimate dehydrogenase family protein; this encodes MRQFGLIGLKLEHSFSHTYFSQKFENLGLEDCHYNLFELGSIKDLPRLFDQEPNLQGLNVTIPFKEQVWPYLDEVAPSAARIGAVNVIEFTADGRRVGHNTDYIGFRESLRRFYPLRGEEAGALVLGTGGSSKAVEAALRELGIRYWLVSRNPLASGLTYADLTPAIVAAHSLIINTTPLGTFPNMAECPPIPYPELTARHYLYDLIYNPSETLFMAKGAEQGAQTKNGFEMLCLQAEESWRIWNQG
- a CDS encoding DedA family protein, which produces MELIKHFLDIILHLDVHLKLLVGEYGNLIYLILFLIVFTETGVVVLPFLPGDSLLFVAGTLAAQPVAAGSPDTLLNIFYLIPLLIAAAFLGDNLNYFVGDYLGPRVFREDFRFLKRKYLEQTQDFYAKHGGKTIIMARFIPIVRTFAPFVAGVGTMKYSYFIGYSIAGALLWVISLTLAGFFLGNIPWVQHNFTYVIYGIILFSILPPAVQFLKEKMSGNSAAA